CCGTCTTCGAGGCCGTCCACGGCTCGGCCCCGGACATCGCGGGCCAGGGCAAGGCCAACCCGACGGCCATGATCCGCTCGGCGGAGATGATGCTCCGCTACCTCGGCGAGAAGGACGCCGCCAACGCCGTCCGCTCGGCTATCTTCGAGGTCTACGCCGAGGGCACCCACCTCACGCCCGACCTCGGCGGCTCGGCCTCGACGTCTGAGTTCGCCGCGCGCCTCGCCGACGCCGTGCAGCAGGTGACGAGCGTCGGATGACGAGCACCGGGCGGGCACTGCGCTAGACGGAACGCCCCGCCCGGGACTCCTCGCTCGCAACTAAACATCCGACATGATTCAGCGCCTTCAGTCGCTCTACCTCCTGTTCGCGGCGCTCCTCGTGGCGCTGTTCTTCGTGCTCGGCGTGGACTGGCGAGCGTACGTCGGCACGGTCTACCCGTGGCTGACGCTGACGACACTCGTGCTCGGCGGGCTGGTGATGCTGCTCGCGCTCGTGAGCATCTTCTTCTACAAGAACCGGTCGAGCCAGGCGAAGGTCGTCCGGGTGGCGCAGGGGCTGGACCTCGCGCTCGTCGCCGTCCTCGTCGGCTGCCTGGTCGCGCTGAGCCTGAACGAAGAGGCGGCCGGGCTCGTCCCGACCTCGCTCTACCTGACGCTGATGTGCCCGGTGGCGGCCTACCTCTTCCTGCTGCTCGCCAAGCGAGGCATCGACAAGGACATCGCGCTCGTCCGCTCGGTGGACCGGCTGCGGTAAGCGCTGCGCGCGGGTTTCTGGTTTTTCGTTTCTAGTTTTTGGTTGATGAGAACGACCGAGCGCGCTCAACCAGAAACTAGGAACCAGAAACCCCGAACGCCTCGCCGGGTCTGGCTCGCGTTGGCCTGTGGCATCATCTCGATCAGCTTCAGCGCGATCCTGGTGCGCTACGGCGCGGCGGCACCCGGCCTCGCCCTCGCTGCGTGGCGGACGACGTTCGCGGTGCTGCTCCTCGCGCCCGTCGCGCTGCCCCGCATCGGCCCCGAGGTGCGGCGCTTCGCCCGGCGGGACTGGACGCTGATCCTCGCGGGCGGCGTCTTCCTCGGGTTCCACTTCATCGCGTGGATCGAGTCGCTCTACCACACGAGCGTGGCGAGCGCCTCGGTCCTCGTCACGACGAGCCCGCTGTTCATCGCGGTCCTCGGCTACGCCTTCCTGCGCGAGCGCCTGACGCTGCGCACGACCGGGGCGATCCTGGTCGCGGTGGCCGGGGCGGTGCTGATCGGCGTGGGCGACGCGGGGGACGAGACGTTTTCGAACGCGTCGTGGGGCAACGCCCTTGCGCTGCTCGCGTCGCTCCTGATCTCGGGCTACCTCCTGATCGGGCGGGCGGTGCGGCAGCGGGTCTCGCTCCTGGCCTACCTCTTCCCGCTCTACACCGTCGCCGCACTCACCATCCTCCTCGTCGCCCTCGCGGCCGAGACCGACCTCGTGCAGCCGTGGCCGATCCTCGGGCTCTGCCTCGCTATGGCGGTCTTCCCTCAACTCGTCGGACACGGGGCGTTCAACTACGCCGTCAAGTTTCTCCCGGCCGCGCTCCTCGGGCTGCTCTCGCTCTTGGAGCCGATCATCGGCGCGGGGCTAGCTTACATCCTGTTCGACGAGGTGCCGGGGCCGCTCGCGTTCGTCGGCATGGTGGTCGTGCTCGCGTCCGTCGCCGTCGTCTTCGCGCCGCGCTCACGCTGGACCTAGCTGTCTAAACGCGGCCTCGGGCAAGTCGGCGAAGGTTTTCTGGCCGCGCAGGTGGTAGGCCGGGACGATGCTGCCGTCGTAGGGAGGGAGTACGAGGGGCTCGTCGTCGGATGGCGGCGTGTAGTGGCGGCGGAGCTTCCGAAAGTCGAAATGAGCGCGGCGGATGGCGCCTACCTCGCCGAAGCGGCCGGCCGCAGCGAAGCGGGCGGCGGCGGCGGTGTCGAGGGCGTAGCGTCCAGCGACGACGCGGCGGAAGTGGCGCGGCGGGAGGTGCTTCCAGAGGAGCAGGAAGCTGTTGCGAAAGTTGTAGTATGCCTTGCGCGGGCTTCCCTGCGGCAGCGACCCGCCGCCGATGTGGTAGACCGCGCTCCGGGGCTCGACGCGGACGCGCCACCCGGCGCGCCACAGCCGCCAGCACAGGTCCACTTCCTCCTGGTGCATCACGAAGCGCTCGTCCAGCAGACCGACTTCGTCGAGCGCGGCACGGCGGAGGAGGAGGGCGGCCCCCGTTGCCCAGAAGATGTCGCGGGCGTCGTCGTACTGCCCGGCATCCTGCTCCAGCGTCGTGAAGAGGCGGCCCCGGGCGAAGGGGTAGGCGTAGCGGTCGAGGAAGCCGCCGCTGCCTCCGGCGTACTCGAACCGCGTGCGGTCGTGGTACTGGAGCAGCTTGGGCTGCACGGCGGCGACCCCGCTGTCGCTTTCCATCGCCTCGACGAGTGGCGTGAGCCAGCCCGGTGGGACCTCGACGTCGTTGTTGAGCAGGCACACGTAGCGGCCAGTCGTATGCGGGACCGCCTCGTTGTTGCCCCGGCAGAAAAACCAGTTCTCCGGGTGCCGCACGACCCGGACCGACGGAAACGCCTCGGCTACCCAGTCCGCCGACCCGTCCGTCGAGGCGTTGTCGGCCAGGACGATCTCGAGGTCGGGGTAGTTCGTGGCGATGACCGACGGGAGGCACTGCCGGAGCAGCGGCAGCGCGTTCCAGGTGACGACGACGACGGAGACGCGGGGGAGGGGCATACGCGGGAGTGTGGGAGTGTGGGAGTGTGGGAGTGTGGGAGTGTGGGAGGCAAGAAAAACCACGAAAACTACCGAGGCCGCCGCGCTCTGCGCCAACGATCTTCCGCCCTTCCGCCCTTCCGCCCTTCCGCCCTTCCGCCCTTCCGCCCTTCCGCCCATCCGCCCATCCACTCCTGATCCCCGACCCGAGACACTCGACCTAAAAAACGCCGGCGCGGTTGGAAGGACCCCCCACCAAGGAAGCCTTCGCCGCGCCGGCTCGTCCCCAGAACAGTTGGGGACGTCGCTGTCATCTATCCTCAGGTACTAGACACGCAAGCGCCGGTGGCGTAACCTCTGCCCTCAACTTTTTTCCGATGCCGCGCCCTGAATCGCCTCCTGCTCAGCCTTCGCCTTCCGTCTCGCGGGACGACGCCGAGGCTGTGCTCCGCGCGCATTGGGGACACCCCAGCTTCCGCCCTGGCCAGGGCGAGGTCGTCGAGGCTGTGCTCGCCGGCTCCGACGTGCTCGCCGTGCTGCCGACGGGCGGTGGGAAGTCGGTCTGCTACCAGGTGCCGGCGGTGGCGACGGGGGGGCTGGCGCTCGTCGTCTCGCCGCTCGTGGCGCTGATGCACGACCAGGTGGCCGGGCTGCGCGCGCGCGGCATCGCGGCGACGTTCATCGACGGGTCGGTGCCCTACCACGAGGCCGAGCAGCGCTGGACCGACGCCGAGTTCGGTCGCTACCGGCTGCTCTACCTCGCCCCGGAGCGCCTGGAGACGGACACGTTCCAGGCCCGCGCCGAGCGCCTGCCGGTCACGCTTCTCGCCGTCGACGAGGCCCACTGCATCTCCGAGTGGGGCCACGATTTCCGTCCCTCCTACCTCCGCATCGCTGCCGCCGCCGACCTCCTCGGCCGGCCCCCCACGATCGCCGTCACCGCGACGGCGACGCCCCCCGTCCGCCGCGACATCGCCGAGCATCTCGGGTTACGCGAGCCTGCGGTTATCGTCCGGGGGTTCGACCGGCCGAACGTGGTGCCGAGCATCTTCCGCACCGAGCGTAAGCGGGCGAAGGCGCTGGAGATCATGGAGGCCGTGCCGGGCAGCGGAATCGTCTACGCCGGGACGCGGCGCGGGGCCGAGCGCTGGGCCGACGCCTTCGCGCAGGCGGGCGTCGGTGCCGAAGCCTACCACGCCGGGATGACCTTCGCCGAGCGCGCCGCCGTGCAGGAGCGCTGGCAGCAGGGCGCGACTCGCGTCATCGCCGCCACGAGCGCCTTCGGGATGGGGATCGACAAGCCGGACGTGCGCTTCGTGCTCCACGTCGAACTGCCGCCGACGGTCGAGGCGTACTACCAGGAGGCAGGCCGCGCCGGGCGCGACGGCCAGCAGGCCTACGCCGTCCTCCTCTTCGCCGAGCGCGA
This genomic window from Bacteroidota bacterium contains:
- a CDS encoding DUF4293 family protein, which translates into the protein MIQRLQSLYLLFAALLVALFFVLGVDWRAYVGTVYPWLTLTTLVLGGLVMLLALVSIFFYKNRSSQAKVVRVAQGLDLALVAVLVGCLVALSLNEEAAGLVPTSLYLTLMCPVAAYLFLLLAKRGIDKDIALVRSVDRLR
- a CDS encoding DMT family transporter — translated: MACGIISISFSAILVRYGAAAPGLALAAWRTTFAVLLLAPVALPRIGPEVRRFARRDWTLILAGGVFLGFHFIAWIESLYHTSVASASVLVTTSPLFIAVLGYAFLRERLTLRTTGAILVAVAGAVLIGVGDAGDETFSNASWGNALALLASLLISGYLLIGRAVRQRVSLLAYLFPLYTVAALTILLVALAAETDLVQPWPILGLCLAMAVFPQLVGHGAFNYAVKFLPAALLGLLSLLEPIIGAGLAYILFDEVPGPLAFVGMVVVLASVAVVFAPRSRWT
- a CDS encoding glycosyltransferase family 2 protein; the protein is MPLPRVSVVVVTWNALPLLRQCLPSVIATNYPDLEIVLADNASTDGSADWVAEAFPSVRVVRHPENWFFCRGNNEAVPHTTGRYVCLLNNDVEVPPGWLTPLVEAMESDSGVAAVQPKLLQYHDRTRFEYAGGSGGFLDRYAYPFARGRLFTTLEQDAGQYDDARDIFWATGAALLLRRAALDEVGLLDERFVMHQEEVDLCWRLWRAGWRVRVEPRSAVYHIGGGSLPQGSPRKAYYNFRNSFLLLWKHLPPRHFRRVVAGRYALDTAAAARFAAAGRFGEVGAIRRAHFDFRKLRRHYTPPSDDEPLVLPPYDGSIVPAYHLRGQKTFADLPEAAFRQLGPA
- a CDS encoding ATP-dependent DNA helicase RecQ; translated protein: MPRPESPPAQPSPSVSRDDAEAVLRAHWGHPSFRPGQGEVVEAVLAGSDVLAVLPTGGGKSVCYQVPAVATGGLALVVSPLVALMHDQVAGLRARGIAATFIDGSVPYHEAEQRWTDAEFGRYRLLYLAPERLETDTFQARAERLPVTLLAVDEAHCISEWGHDFRPSYLRIAAAADLLGRPPTIAVTATATPPVRRDIAEHLGLREPAVIVRGFDRPNVVPSIFRTERKRAKALEIMEAVPGSGIVYAGTRRGAERWADAFAQAGVGAEAYHAGMTFAERAAVQERWQQGATRVIAATSAFGMGIDKPDVRFVLHVELPPTVEAYYQEAGRAGRDGQQAYAVLLFAERDVAAARSFAAEGHPDAASVRSVYDAVCSLAQIAVGSEPDGPVGIDVEAVSEATGQPGLRVRASVAALARAGVWEVLAPQGHRGLVRFPQPAEAVRAYADGLGNEALAGFVRVLLRSVHAEAFSAWSDLDLRALERRTGLDRARLLRGLDFLGEHGLVAYHAPGDGLRVVFAGPRAERVLLDADALGASRHRAASRLNDVVRYARSVTCRRHFLLGYFGERTGTRCGACDVCLGRHRPAAVTPEDEPVLRRLLAHAARGDDRAGWLSGEGLPPHRIDGLADWLVHEGYLRIDDVLQGTFALTKRGEKFSARG